TGCCGATAATGCCGATGCTGTGGGTCATGTGTGGAAACCTCTGGGGAGAAAAGCGGGGAATGGAGCATCGAGGCATGCTGGACCGTAGAGTGTGGGCGGGAGGACGGCAGAGTGTCCCCTGGCTCTCCCCGCTCCCGCTGCCCGATTCTAACGACAACGCCTGCACTCCCATCAGAGAGGTTTGCCATGACCCAGCCTGTTTCCGTCGGCCTGCAACTGTATACCCTGCGCGAGCAACTGGCCCAGGATTTTCTCGGAACCTTGGACGCAGTGGCGGCCAGCGGGATCACCGAAGTCGAGCTGGCCGGCGAATACGGCGGTATGGACGGCCCCAGCCTGCGCGCGGCCCTGGGCGAACGAGGGCTGCGGGCCACCGCAGCCCACATCGGCGGGGACGCGTGGACCGGCAACACTGAAGAGCAGATCGCCTTCCTGCAAGGTGCCCAAGTGACGCGCGCGGTGTATCCCTGGTTCAAGGGCGAGGGGGCGCAGTGGACGGCGCTGGCCGATCAGCTTGAGGGGCTGGCGCAGAGGCTGGCCGCCGAGGGAATCAGCCTCAGCTACCACAACCATGACCATGAGCTGAGCGGCAGCGTGGACGGCCAGACCATCCTCGACCTGCTGCTGGAGCGCGCCCCCAGCCTGGGCCTGGAACTGGACACCGCCTGGGTCTATGCGGGCGGGAAAGATCCGGTCGACTATCTACGCCGTTACGCGGACCGTACGCCGCTGGTCCACCTGAAGGACCTGCGCCGGGAGGCTGGAGGCTGGCGAACCGTGGAACTGGGCGCGGGCGAGGTGCCGCTCACGGCCATCCTGAACGCCGTTCCAGCTGGCGCGTCGGTGTTCTACGAGCAGGATCAGGCCAACGGCCTGGACAGTCTCCGGACCAGCCTGACCTATCTGGCCACGCTGAGTTAAACGAACCCCTACTCCAGCGCGCCCTGTCCGGTCAGGTGGCGGCCCACGATCAGGGTGTGGATGTCGTGGGTGCCCTCGTAGGTATCCACGGTTTCCAGATTCAACATGTGACGGATCACCGGGTACTCGGTGGTAATGCCATTGCCGCCCAGCATCTCGCGGGCCAGGCGCGCCCCGGACAGGGCCACCCGCACATTGTTGCGCTTGGCGTAGCTGACCTGCGCGAAGTTCATGCGCCCCGCATCCTTGAGGGTGCCCAGTCGCCAAGCCAGCAACAGCCCGGTGCTGTGGTCCGTCGCCATGCGGACCAGCTTGTCCTGCACCAGTTGCCGTGAGGCGATGGGCTTGCCGAAGGTGGTGCGGTCTACCGTGTAGTCCAGCGCCGTCTGCAACACCGCTTCCAGCGCCCCCATCGCACCCCAGGCAATGCCGAAACGGGCACTGGTCAGGCATGACAGTGGGCTTTTAAGGCCTTGGCTGCCAGGCAGCAGATTGTCGGCAGGAATACGGCAGTCCTCCAGCACGATCTCGCCCGTCACGCTGGCGCGCAGACTCATCTTGCGCTTGATCGCCGGGGCCTTGAAGCCAGGGCTGTCGGTGGGCACGATGAAGCCCCGGATCACTCCTTCCTCATCCTTGGCCCAGACCACGGCCACGTCGGCTTCAGGACTGTTGGTAATCCACATCTTGTTGCCGTTCAGGACGTACTCGTCTCCGTCCTTGCGGGCACGCGTCCGCATCGCGCCGGGGTCCGAGCCGCCGTCGGGTTCGGTCAGGCCGAAGCAGCCGATCAGCTCCCCGGAAGCCAGACCCGGCAGCCATCGGCGCTTCTGTTCGTCGCTGCCGAAGGTCAGGATCGGGTACATCACCAGGCTGCCCTGGACGCTGGCCGCGCTGCGCAGACCGCTGTCCACCCGCTCCAGCTCGTACATCATCGCGCCGTAGGCGCTGTAGGTCACGCCCGCACCGCCGTACTCCTCCGGCGTGGTCGGCCCCAGCAGGCCCATCCCGCCAAAGCCGCGCATGACGTCCCGTACCGGCAGGTTGCCCTCATCCCACCACGCGGCGATCTGCGGCAGGAGTTCGGCGTCGCAGTACGCCCGCACACTCTCGCGCACCAGCCGCTCGTCGGGGGTCAGAAGTTCGTGGACAGCAAATTCGTCAATCATGAAAAACCTCAGTGGCAGAACGCGGAATCGGACGTGGGATCCGCGCATTCTGTCACAGGGGGGCCAGCACGAGCGTACGCCAGCCGATCATGTCATGGTCTGGTTGCGCTCCCTGAGCTGGCCACAGGGCCGGAGGGTGGCAGGCTGATCCTGCAGGCCCTTGGCCGCTTCACGCGCTCCCCCGCACGGCGGCGCGGTAACGTTCCATCTTGCGCGCCAGCGTGGAAAAATCAGGGTCAATCTCGAGGCGAAAGCCGTCCCAGTAGCCGTCCCGGTCCGGATCGAAGAACCGGGGGGACGGCGAGGACGGGGCCAGGGCCGCCGTTTTCACGGCGCGGCGGGTGCGCACGCGAAGGGTTTCCAGATCGCCCTCCTGCAACTCCTGGGCGGCAATGGGCGGCAGAACAGTCAGGGCCACCGGCTGCCCGTAGCGCAGCTTGGGCGTGAAGGGATGTTCCCAGATGCGGTGCGTGCCGCTGAGCGCGACGGGCAGGATCGCAGCGCCCACACGCCGCGCCACCTCGAACACGCCGCGCTGGAAATCGGCCTGAATGCCCACCACGGTGCCCTGGGGGAACACCACCAGGCTCTCACCGCCGCCCAGGATGGCCTCGGCCCCCCGCCACAGATCGCGGAAGCCGCCCAACGGGTGTTCGGGGTTAATCGGGAGGTGCCCCAGGCGGGTGATTGCCGGTCCCACCGCTGGCCAGCCGAAGATCTCTCGCCGGGCCACGAAACGCATCGGCAACGGCAGTTGCAGCAGGCACAACACGTCGGCGATGCCCTCGTGCAATGGCGCGATCAGATAGGGGCCAGCGCCGATATGCCGCAGACCACGCACTTCCAACTGCACGCCCAGATGACCCAGCACCTGACTGCTGAAGCGCCGCTGGAATGCAGAGCGCGCCTGAGCGTCCAGAGCCTCGGGCAGGCGCCCGGCCCGCCGCAGCGCACTCCAGATCAATGGGCGACCCAGCACACCAAATTTCAGCTGCGCAGCGTGGCCCTGAGGAGCGAAGTGCAACTGAACCGGTTCGTCGGGAGGTGGCGTGGGCGGCGGAATCAAGGGCTCCTCGGGATGTGGGGGTCAGTCGATATGGTGAGATCAGGGCCAACCCAATCCCTGCCCTGTTCTAAACGACGGATTGACGAGAAACGGGGCGGGGCAGCCAGACGATTCATTGTGCTTCGCTCCCTTCTCCATCTGGCAAAGCGCCGGGCCTCAACGTTGGCCAATGTCTGGAGGAAAGAAGAGCGTTCCTGAAGACTTCTCCCAGACAGTGGGGCAGCGTACCGACCTTGCGCGTCACTTTGTTCAGATTGCACCACATGACCCAGCAATCCTCCGCCGATGCCGCCCTATACACCACCAGCGCTTCCGCCCACGGGGGACGCGCCGGACATGTCGACAGCGAGGACGGCCAGTTGAACGTCCGCCTGGCTGTACCGACCGAACTGGGCGGTGACGGCGGTGCAGGCAGCACCCCCGAGCAACTGTTCGCCGCCGCGCTGGCCGCCAGTTTCGAGAGCGCGATGGGCGCTGTCGCCCGCGCCGAGAACTATCCCGAATTTGGAGTGATGGGGGTGCGCGCCACCACAGCCCTGCTGAAAAATGGCGACGCGCATGACCTGACGGCGGTGCTGGACATCACCCTGCCAGGATTGACGCGGGACCGTGCGGAGCATCTGGTAGACCAGGGGCAGCATATCTGTGCTTTCAGCCGGGCCCTGAAGGGAAAGATCGATTACCGCCTGCACGACGCCTGACCACAGCCCCATGGACTCTCAACCACGCGCCCGGCCCACCACGGCGTAAAGGGGGTCTCCGGTCAGGCTGCCCCGCGCTGAGCGAGGACTGCGGTCCAGGGCGACGATATCGGTCCAGTTCCCTGCCTGCTCCAGGTAATGCTGGACCAGTTGCAGGTGACCTGCGTCGTCCAGCGTATGCCAGACCGCCACCGCCTTGGTGGGAAAGCAGCGGTTGGAGAAACTGATTACCACCGGGCCGCCGGGCGCCAACACCCGCCCCAGATCGCGCAGGACCGTCACCGGATCGGTCAAGTAGTCAATGGACACCGTGATGCCCGCTGCCTCGTAGCTGTGGTTGGCGAACGGGAGTTGGGGCGCCGTGTTCAAGTTCTGTACGACGTACGAGGTCAGGCGCGGGTTGTGCTCCAGCTCGGCGCGGTTCAGACCTAGACCTACTACCTCCCGGTACTCCACTTCGGGCGGCAGGTGGCTGACCCAGCTGGACATCAGGTCAAGGATACGTCCGCCTGCAGGGAAGTATTCGCGGTATAGCCCGGTGACCGCCGCGATGGCCCCGGCATCAATGTGCGTCACAAAACGTGGCTGGCGGTAGAACTGCTCGTCCGGCGTCTCGTCGGCACGGCGGAAGGCGGCACTGGGCAGCGGTGTATCACGGTTCATGGCGGGCAGTCTCCGTCAGGTGGCGCGGCAGCGCTGTGGGATGGGCTGCGTTGCCGGAAGCGCAGGTTGCGCCTAAGCCCCACAGCACTCGGCCGCCAGAGAACGGCCTTAATGAAAGCGGTCGATGACCTGGACCCCAGTGCCGCTGAACGAGTCCATCTGGGTCAGCGCGGCCACTGATTCCTCCAGCGTCAGCCGTGCGCCAATCAGGCGATCCGGACGCAGCAGTCTGCTCTCGATCATGCCCAGCATCTCCGGGTAGGCGTGTGCGGCCATCCCATGGCTGCCGTAGATCGTCAGTTCCCTGGCGATCACCGCGTCCATCGGCAGACGCGGACGCCCCTGATCAGCCAGGAGCAGGCCCACCTGCACATGCCGCCCCTGGGTCCGCAGGCACAGGATGGAGTCAGCACAGGTCTGGGCATGCCCCAGCGCATCCAGCGAGACGTGTGCGCCGCCACCCGTGACCTCGCGAATGGCAGCCACCACGTCCACCTCCCGGCTGTTGAGGCTGACCTCTGCCCCCAGTTCTGCTGCCCGCCGCAGCTTGTCCGCTCCGATGTCTACCGCGATCACCCGTGCGCCCAGTGCGCGGGCAATCATCACCGCCGACAGGCCCACTCCGCCGCAGCCGTGGACGGCCAACCATTCACCGCCCCGCACCCGGCCCTGCTGAACCACCGCGCGGAAGGACGTGGCGAAGCGGCAGCCCAGGCTGGCTGCCGTCACGAAATCCAGACCATCTGGCAGACGCACCAGATTGCCCTCGGCGTAACGCAGGGCAACATATTGGGCGAACGATCCCCAGGCCGTGAAGCCCGGCTGGAACTGGTCCCGGCACACCTGTTGGTGCCCGGCCTGACACTGCGGGCAGCGCCCACAGCCCGACACGAAAGGCAACGTCACCCGGTCGCCCTCGCGCCAGCGGGTGACGTCCCTGCCGACGGCCACCACGGTACCGGCAATCTCATGACCGGGGACGTGTGGCAGGGCGATATCGGGGTCATGTCCCATCCAGCCGTGCCAGTCGCTACGGCACACGCCGGAAGCCTCCACCCGCAGCACCACGCCGTCCGCCTCTGGAGCGGGGTCCGGCACAGTCCGCACTTCGGGGCGTATTCCAAATTGCTCATAGACGACGGCTTTCATGGAGGAGAGTTTTGCATGGCCCGCTGGCCTCCTGCCTTCGTTCAGCGGACGGTCAGACCGGTCCATCCTGACCGTAGACCAGCTTGCCCTCTTCCGCCTCGTCGCGGCCCTGGACGCGCCGCCGGAACACCCAGAAGTTCCAGCCCTGGTACGCGATGATCAGCGGCAGGAAAATTCCACAGGCCCAGCTGAGCAGCCGCAGCGTGTAGGGCTCAGAGGCGCTGTTGGCCACAGTAAGGTTGAGGGCGGCGCCCAGCGTGCTGGGCATCACGTTGGGAAACAGGCTGAGGAAAATGGTGGCCGTGGAAAACACGATGGTCAGGCCCGTGGCGAAGAAGGCCAGACCGTCGCGTTTGAGGGTCAGGGCCAGCCAGATCAGCCCCAGATTTACGGCAGCCAGTGCAGGAAACAGCCACTGACTCAGACCGAAGGTGCTGAACAGTTCGCGGCCCACGAAGCCCAGCAGCACAAAACCCAGAACCAGCACGGTGGCGATGGCCCCAAAGGTGAGCGCGGCGCGCCGGGCCTGCCCATGAAGCGCACTGCCCGGTTGCAGGCGCAGCAGCAGGAACGTCGCCCCGTGCAGCACGAACAGGCTCAGGGTGGTCAGGCCGCCCAGCACGCTGAACAGATCAATGGCATCGCTGACGCTGCCCGCATAGCGCCCGTCCGCGCCGATCGGCAGGCCGCGCACCATGTTTGCCATGATCATCCCCCACAGGAAGGCTGGCAGGGCATTACACAGAAAGGCGGTCACATCCCAGAAAATGCGCCAGCGGCGGTTGTCGATCTCGGCCCGGTACTCGAAGGCCACGCCGCGCCCGATCAATGACAGCAGGATCAACGCGAACATTGGGTACAGCGCGGTCATGAGGGTGCCGTACCACAGCGGAAAGGCCGAGAAGAT
The genomic region above belongs to Deinococcus humi and contains:
- a CDS encoding sugar phosphate isomerase/epimerase family protein, which codes for MTQPVSVGLQLYTLREQLAQDFLGTLDAVAASGITEVELAGEYGGMDGPSLRAALGERGLRATAAHIGGDAWTGNTEEQIAFLQGAQVTRAVYPWFKGEGAQWTALADQLEGLAQRLAAEGISLSYHNHDHELSGSVDGQTILDLLLERAPSLGLELDTAWVYAGGKDPVDYLRRYADRTPLVHLKDLRREAGGWRTVELGAGEVPLTAILNAVPAGASVFYEQDQANGLDSLRTSLTYLATLS
- a CDS encoding acyl-CoA dehydrogenase family protein, which translates into the protein MIDEFAVHELLTPDERLVRESVRAYCDAELLPQIAAWWDEGNLPVRDVMRGFGGMGLLGPTTPEEYGGAGVTYSAYGAMMYELERVDSGLRSAASVQGSLVMYPILTFGSDEQKRRWLPGLASGELIGCFGLTEPDGGSDPGAMRTRARKDGDEYVLNGNKMWITNSPEADVAVVWAKDEEGVIRGFIVPTDSPGFKAPAIKRKMSLRASVTGEIVLEDCRIPADNLLPGSQGLKSPLSCLTSARFGIAWGAMGALEAVLQTALDYTVDRTTFGKPIASRQLVQDKLVRMATDHSTGLLLAWRLGTLKDAGRMNFAQVSYAKRNNVRVALSGARLAREMLGGNGITTEYPVIRHMLNLETVDTYEGTHDIHTLIVGRHLTGQGALE
- a CDS encoding lysophospholipid acyltransferase family protein, yielding MIPPPTPPPDEPVQLHFAPQGHAAQLKFGVLGRPLIWSALRRAGRLPEALDAQARSAFQRRFSSQVLGHLGVQLEVRGLRHIGAGPYLIAPLHEGIADVLCLLQLPLPMRFVARREIFGWPAVGPAITRLGHLPINPEHPLGGFRDLWRGAEAILGGGESLVVFPQGTVVGIQADFQRGVFEVARRVGAAILPVALSGTHRIWEHPFTPKLRYGQPVALTVLPPIAAQELQEGDLETLRVRTRRAVKTAALAPSSPSPRFFDPDRDGYWDGFRLEIDPDFSTLARKMERYRAAVRGSA
- a CDS encoding Ohr family peroxiredoxin, with the translated sequence MTQQSSADAALYTTSASAHGGRAGHVDSEDGQLNVRLAVPTELGGDGGAGSTPEQLFAAALAASFESAMGAVARAENYPEFGVMGVRATTALLKNGDAHDLTAVLDITLPGLTRDRAEHLVDQGQHICAFSRALKGKIDYRLHDA
- a CDS encoding methyltransferase domain-containing protein encodes the protein MNRDTPLPSAAFRRADETPDEQFYRQPRFVTHIDAGAIAAVTGLYREYFPAGGRILDLMSSWVSHLPPEVEYREVVGLGLNRAELEHNPRLTSYVVQNLNTAPQLPFANHSYEAAGITVSIDYLTDPVTVLRDLGRVLAPGGPVVISFSNRCFPTKAVAVWHTLDDAGHLQLVQHYLEQAGNWTDIVALDRSPRSARGSLTGDPLYAVVGRARG
- a CDS encoding zinc-dependent alcohol dehydrogenase family protein; protein product: MKAVVYEQFGIRPEVRTVPDPAPEADGVVLRVEASGVCRSDWHGWMGHDPDIALPHVPGHEIAGTVVAVGRDVTRWREGDRVTLPFVSGCGRCPQCQAGHQQVCRDQFQPGFTAWGSFAQYVALRYAEGNLVRLPDGLDFVTAASLGCRFATSFRAVVQQGRVRGGEWLAVHGCGGVGLSAVMIARALGARVIAVDIGADKLRRAAELGAEVSLNSREVDVVAAIREVTGGGAHVSLDALGHAQTCADSILCLRTQGRHVQVGLLLADQGRPRLPMDAVIARELTIYGSHGMAAHAYPEMLGMIESRLLRPDRLIGARLTLEESVAALTQMDSFSGTGVQVIDRFH
- the cydB gene encoding cytochrome d ubiquinol oxidase subunit II yields the protein MSEAPSILATVWFFLVGLTFIIYFFLDGFTFGEGMLQPFLARNERDRRTMLGTVGPFWAANEVWIILGAGVIFSAFPLWYGTLMTALYPMFALILLSLIGRGVAFEYRAEIDNRRWRIFWDVTAFLCNALPAFLWGMIMANMVRGLPIGADGRYAGSVSDAIDLFSVLGGLTTLSLFVLHGATFLLLRLQPGSALHGQARRAALTFGAIATVLVLGFVLLGFVGRELFSTFGLSQWLFPALAAVNLGLIWLALTLKRDGLAFFATGLTIVFSTATIFLSLFPNVMPSTLGAALNLTVANSASEPYTLRLLSWACGIFLPLIIAYQGWNFWVFRRRVQGRDEAEEGKLVYGQDGPV